One window of the Candidatus Zixiibacteriota bacterium genome contains the following:
- a CDS encoding Glu/Leu/Phe/Val dehydrogenase, which yields MAEQHLSFFETVGAFFDKAAVHTKYHPGLLSQIKMCNSIYEFKFPLRLEDGNIQIIQAFRVEHSHHKLPTKGGIRYSEMVNEDEVKALAALMTYKCAVVDVPHGGAKGGIKIEPRNYTEEQLERITRRYTAELVKKNFIGPGIDVPAPDYGTGPREMAWIVDTYAALNPGQLDAAACVTGKPLAQGGINGRTEATGRGIFFAVTRATSYADDMKALGLSPGVEGKKVAVQGLGNVGYYAAKFHQEAGALLVGLSEFEGAIYNPKGMDIDAVMAHRKATGSILNFAGAKNLKKSIDVLEVECDILIPAALETQITVANAGRIKAKIIAEGANGPTTSDADDILIKNGIMVLPDMYANAGGVTVSYFEWLKNLSHVRFGRMSKRFDEGTNTRLLDAIENITGRRLSQEERRLIIRGADEIDLVNSGLEETMYNAYDVIREVKKSKKKIPDLRTAAFVSVIDKIAVSYAQLGIFP from the coding sequence ATGGCCGAGCAACATTTGTCATTTTTTGAGACCGTGGGAGCGTTTTTTGATAAGGCCGCTGTGCATACCAAATACCATCCCGGGCTCTTAAGTCAGATCAAGATGTGTAATAGCATTTATGAATTCAAGTTTCCCTTGCGCCTCGAAGACGGCAATATTCAGATAATTCAGGCCTTTCGAGTCGAACACAGCCATCATAAACTTCCCACCAAGGGGGGGATTCGTTACAGCGAAATGGTAAACGAAGATGAAGTAAAAGCTTTGGCCGCGCTTATGACGTATAAGTGCGCGGTAGTCGATGTACCACACGGAGGTGCCAAGGGCGGGATTAAGATTGAACCCCGAAATTACACTGAAGAACAACTGGAAAGAATAACCCGTCGCTACACCGCAGAATTGGTAAAAAAGAATTTTATAGGGCCCGGCATCGACGTCCCGGCTCCGGACTATGGAACAGGCCCGCGTGAAATGGCGTGGATCGTTGACACTTACGCCGCGCTCAACCCGGGGCAATTGGATGCTGCGGCCTGTGTAACCGGCAAGCCGCTTGCCCAAGGCGGTATCAATGGTCGAACCGAAGCGACAGGACGAGGTATCTTTTTTGCTGTTACCCGAGCAACATCATACGCCGACGATATGAAAGCGCTCGGGTTGTCGCCCGGTGTTGAAGGCAAAAAAGTCGCCGTGCAGGGACTTGGCAATGTCGGCTATTATGCCGCAAAATTCCATCAGGAAGCTGGCGCGCTTCTGGTTGGCTTGTCCGAGTTCGAAGGCGCGATCTACAATCCGAAGGGAATGGATATCGATGCCGTGATGGCGCACCGAAAGGCCACTGGTTCGATCTTGAACTTTGCAGGCGCAAAAAATCTTAAGAAGAGTATAGATGTTCTCGAGGTTGAATGTGATATTCTCATCCCAGCGGCGCTGGAGACCCAGATAACTGTGGCAAATGCCGGGCGGATCAAGGCGAAAATTATTGCCGAAGGCGCCAATGGCCCCACTACCTCTGATGCCGATGATATTCTCATCAAGAACGGCATCATGGTACTTCCTGATATGTATGCCAACGCTGGCGGAGTGACCGTTTCATATTTTGAATGGCTCAAAAACCTGAGTCACGTCCGCTTTGGACGGATGAGTAAGCGTTTTGACGAAGGCACAAACACTCGTTTACTTGATGCCATCGAAAATATCACTGGTCGAAGACTTTCGCAGGAAGAACGAAGACTAATTATTCGCGGGGCCGATGAAATTGATCTGGTCAACTCAGGACTTGAAGAGACGATGTACAACGCGTACGATGTGATTCGTGAAGTGAAGAAGTCGAAGAAAAAAATTCCTGATCTGCGCACGGCGGCATTTGTGTCGGTGATTGATAAAATCGCTGTTTCGTACGCACAGCTTGGAATATTTCCTTAG
- a CDS encoding redoxin domain-containing protein codes for MSEQKNNSLSISKIILIAILVFGAVFGGVYMGLRSRSQEPEPILSMDGDTLLTSFTNGTIFPQEEFMTEEGTLISSAELYKDSGAVLLFMELGCPPCNEISQLWQDMIDSNLIDRQRVAGITYSLPGEIRMYKKEHSINFLIYSDTGLVFMTKYDVRNFPLAVYVGQSGKVQGHTFDSKERIDANTIAIYLAQ; via the coding sequence ATGAGTGAGCAGAAAAACAATTCTTTAAGCATTTCCAAAATCATTCTGATTGCAATATTAGTTTTTGGAGCAGTATTCGGCGGAGTTTATATGGGTCTCAGAAGTAGATCACAAGAACCGGAGCCGATACTTTCAATGGACGGCGATACATTGCTGACAAGCTTCACCAATGGGACCATATTTCCGCAAGAAGAGTTTATGACTGAGGAGGGGACGCTAATCAGCAGCGCCGAACTTTATAAAGATTCCGGGGCAGTGCTCTTGTTTATGGAACTAGGATGTCCGCCATGCAACGAAATCTCCCAGCTCTGGCAGGATATGATTGACAGCAATCTGATAGATCGGCAGCGCGTCGCCGGCATCACGTACAGCCTTCCCGGTGAGATACGCATGTATAAAAAAGAGCATTCCATCAACTTTCTTATCTATTCAGATACCGGTCTGGTGTTTATGACAAAATATGACGTGAGGAATTTTCCCTTGGCTGTCTATGTCGGTCAGTCCGGAAAAGTGCAAGGTCACACATTCGACTCAAAAGAACGAATAGATGCCAATACTATTGCGATCTACCTGGCGCAATAG
- a CDS encoding C1 family peptidase yields MKLSVVIIIVMILVSRLQAEDLQQLGGIDKSLLERISSDYAKLGDNKGIVNIVTNNEINALSLNREKLIQHDKLMNFKLKAGGITNQRSSGRCWMFAGLNTVAPDVATRLKTADFELSQPYLTFWDKLEKSNLFLEQIISTGSLPTTDRVVDMLVSDPTGDGGWWNYFSDLIQKYGIVPLTAMPESKQSASTGAINTLINRKLRADAAELRSLHRNGTSIGSLRKKKEAMLAEIYKLLVFSYGNPPTEFTFRYEAKDSTQVLPKKYTPHSFYREYVGGSLPDYVALMDNPNYPYDKVFQLELSRNMADRPDMTVLNLPIDKHKTYALKMLLDSQAVWFACDVGHEHISDSGLLAKDIYDYSGILQTDFSMSKANQLAYGECSPTHAMAFVGVDTVAGSLPAKWLVENSWGTAKGDKGFWYLYNDWFDQYVYVTVIDKKLLSEEDTAKLSQTPILLPMWEPFTTAIRKIGN; encoded by the coding sequence ATGAAACTCAGTGTCGTTATAATAATCGTCATGATTCTGGTATCACGCCTTCAAGCAGAAGACTTGCAGCAACTGGGAGGAATTGACAAAAGTTTGCTCGAAAGGATTTCATCTGACTACGCTAAGTTGGGAGATAACAAGGGAATTGTAAATATCGTGACCAATAACGAGATAAACGCCCTCTCCCTTAACCGAGAGAAACTCATTCAGCACGACAAGCTGATGAACTTCAAACTCAAAGCTGGAGGCATCACGAACCAACGTAGCTCGGGGCGATGCTGGATGTTCGCCGGGCTAAATACAGTGGCGCCGGATGTGGCTACACGCTTAAAGACTGCCGATTTTGAGTTATCTCAGCCATATCTGACATTCTGGGATAAACTTGAAAAATCAAATCTTTTCTTAGAACAGATTATCAGCACCGGGAGCTTGCCGACAACGGACAGGGTGGTCGATATGCTTGTCTCTGACCCGACCGGCGATGGCGGCTGGTGGAATTACTTTTCGGATCTCATCCAAAAGTACGGTATTGTTCCGCTTACCGCTATGCCTGAATCCAAACAATCTGCCTCCACTGGCGCGATAAACACGCTTATCAATCGTAAACTCCGCGCCGATGCTGCTGAGCTTCGTTCCCTGCACCGCAATGGAACATCAATCGGGTCACTGCGCAAAAAGAAAGAAGCAATGTTGGCTGAGATATATAAATTGCTTGTCTTTAGCTATGGCAATCCCCCGACTGAGTTCACCTTTCGTTATGAAGCCAAAGACTCCACCCAGGTATTGCCCAAAAAATACACGCCGCATTCGTTCTACCGCGAATATGTGGGCGGGTCCCTGCCAGACTATGTTGCTTTGATGGACAACCCTAATTACCCCTACGACAAAGTGTTTCAGCTCGAGTTGAGCCGCAATATGGCCGATAGACCAGACATGACCGTACTTAATCTGCCCATCGACAAACACAAGACCTACGCCCTAAAAATGCTTCTTGACAGCCAGGCTGTTTGGTTTGCTTGCGATGTCGGACATGAACATATCAGCGATTCGGGCTTATTGGCTAAAGATATCTATGATTACAGCGGCATTCTTCAGACAGATTTCTCTATGTCCAAGGCAAACCAGCTTGCCTATGGAGAATGTTCACCGACCCATGCGATGGCTTTTGTTGGAGTTGACACGGTTGCAGGAAGCCTGCCCGCGAAATGGCTTGTCGAAAATAGCTGGGGAACAGCAAAAGGGGACAAAGGCTTTTGGTACCTTTATAATGATTGGTTCGATCAATATGTCTATGTAACAGTTATCGACAAAAAGCTCCTATCAGAAGAAGACACAGCCAAGTTAAGCCAGACACCAATTCTCCTGCCGATGTGGGAGCCATTTACAACAGCTATTCGCAAGATTGGTAACTAA
- a CDS encoding RHS repeat-associated core domain-containing protein, which produces MARRAGNERGAAVTSGYDAWNRRIKKSYGGATFYFIPALDGQQLAEYYSSGGWQADYVYLNGVPIARLGNSSQGGREYYLTDHLGTPHVLADSAKTVRWKSRSYPFGVIYNEVTSTSNYVRFPGQWKDSETRLTYNWHRYYNPRIGRYYQADPLGVHGDETNMYAYALNSPLRYIDPTGLSSWRPGIVIALNGLSDQFSSFWGSEVTPVIQPWLDGEYFGTNYGEFAVDYWASKYNQKSDKCEDDQFRPLYGTMGGFAALWTKDTWKETASTLGGGYLTRVIGPFPPRDLHRMSVE; this is translated from the coding sequence TTGGCAAGACGTGCAGGGAATGAACGTGGCGCGGCCGTCACCTCAGGTTATGACGCCTGGAATCGGCGAATCAAGAAAAGCTATGGTGGAGCTACTTTCTACTTTATTCCGGCGCTTGATGGCCAGCAGTTGGCCGAGTATTACAGCTCGGGCGGATGGCAGGCTGACTACGTTTACCTCAACGGCGTCCCCATTGCACGGCTTGGCAACAGTTCGCAGGGCGGCAGAGAATACTATCTGACCGACCATCTGGGTACGCCGCATGTTCTGGCCGATTCAGCCAAGACGGTCAGATGGAAGTCCAGGAGCTATCCCTTTGGTGTTATCTACAATGAAGTCACCTCAACAAGCAATTATGTTCGCTTTCCCGGGCAGTGGAAGGATAGCGAGACGAGGCTGACCTACAACTGGCACCGCTATTACAATCCGAGGATAGGCAGATACTATCAGGCCGATCCATTGGGAGTTCACGGAGATGAAACGAATATGTATGCCTATGCCCTCAATAGTCCGCTCAGGTATATTGATCCGACGGGGCTAAGTTCGTGGAGGCCGGGAATTGTGATCGCACTGAATGGATTATCAGACCAATTTAGCTCATTCTGGGGAAGTGAAGTCACTCCTGTTATTCAGCCGTGGCTCGACGGCGAGTACTTCGGCACGAATTACGGGGAATTTGCAGTAGACTATTGGGCAAGTAAATACAACCAAAAGAGTGACAAGTGTGAAGATGACCAGTTCAGACCACTCTACGGAACGATGGGAGGATTCGCCGCTCTTTGGACAAAGGATACATGGAAGGAGACAGCGTCGACATTGGGAGGAGGCTACTTGACACGTGTTATTGGTCCGTTTCCTCCAAGAGATCTCCACCGTATGTCGGTAGAATAA
- a CDS encoding RHS repeat-associated core domain-containing protein encodes MTYNWHRYYNPRIGRYYQADPIGLNGGINVYAYTGGNPISRYDKDGRIFQWFWDDPVELSAHSNEAVTYCEFLNHIKGRSFEDVIHEFDRNPRGDLSAEGPDDRFRYVFDPADPKRVIDMRHFLVIGQMGEYSGLAVEIHQYITGEKGAFDAQDFFSNDLGVNWHVWYFWAGWRGFETSLRNFFNGRLPTDRKDCECK; translated from the coding sequence CTGACGTACAACTGGCACAGATACTACAATCCGAGGATAGGCCGGTACTATCAGGCCGATCCGATTGGGCTGAATGGTGGGATAAATGTGTATGCGTACACTGGTGGCAATCCAATTAGCCGTTACGATAAGGATGGCCGCATATTTCAGTGGTTTTGGGATGATCCAGTAGAACTCTCAGCACACTCAAACGAGGCTGTAACCTACTGTGAATTTCTTAATCACATTAAGGGCCGAAGCTTTGAAGATGTTATCCACGAATTTGATCGAAACCCACGAGGTGATTTAAGTGCTGAAGGACCTGATGATAGGTTTCGTTACGTTTTTGATCCTGCCGATCCAAAACGGGTTATAGACATGAGACATTTTCTTGTGATTGGACAAATGGGAGAATACTCAGGTTTAGCTGTAGAAATCCACCAATATATAACGGGAGAGAAAGGAGCCTTTGACGCTCAAGACTTTTTCTCTAATGATTTGGGCGTAAACTGGCATGTTTGGTATTTTTGGGCGGGTTGGAGAGGTTTCGAGACATCTCTGAGGAACTTCTTCAACGGCAGACTGCCGACCGATCGCAAAGATTGTGAGTGCAAATGA
- a CDS encoding Gfo/Idh/MocA family oxidoreductase, translated as MSKNFAITGVGGYIAPRHLKAIKDTGNKLIAAVDPNDSVGILDRFFNDVKFFIEFERFDRHCDKLRRAGEDQRIHYLSICSPNYLHDAHVRFALRIGADAICEKPLVLNPWNIDALAELERESGQKVNTILQLRVHPALKALKAKYSSEKSAKKHEVDLTYITSRGIWYLVSWKGQRDRSGGLATNIGIHFFDLLIWLFGPVQHSEVHYSSSTKTGGFIELQNARVRWFLSIDRQDLPLEIVAKDQPTFRSIIIDGAELEFSEGFTDLHTEVYRETVEGRGFGLDDARPSVTLAHDIREAASIGLNNNAHPTLVKVIKD; from the coding sequence ATGAGTAAGAATTTCGCAATAACCGGTGTTGGCGGATATATCGCCCCCCGTCATCTCAAGGCAATCAAAGATACAGGCAATAAACTGATTGCCGCGGTCGACCCCAATGATTCAGTGGGTATTCTTGACCGTTTCTTTAATGATGTCAAATTCTTCATCGAATTTGAACGCTTCGACCGCCACTGCGATAAACTTCGTCGAGCCGGCGAAGACCAGCGCATACACTATCTTTCGATATGCTCTCCGAACTATCTCCATGATGCCCATGTCCGGTTTGCTTTGCGTATCGGAGCCGATGCTATCTGTGAAAAGCCGCTGGTGTTGAATCCCTGGAATATCGATGCCCTTGCAGAACTGGAGCGCGAGAGCGGTCAAAAGGTAAATACCATTCTACAGCTTCGCGTGCATCCTGCATTGAAAGCCTTGAAAGCCAAATACAGCTCTGAGAAAAGCGCAAAGAAACACGAAGTGGATCTCACCTATATCACATCGCGCGGAATTTGGTATCTCGTTTCATGGAAGGGCCAGCGCGACCGTTCTGGCGGCCTTGCAACAAATATCGGAATCCACTTTTTTGATCTGCTTATATGGCTCTTTGGACCAGTTCAACATAGCGAGGTGCATTATAGCTCAAGCACCAAAACCGGAGGCTTTATTGAGCTTCAGAATGCTCGTGTTCGCTGGTTTCTCTCTATTGACCGGCAGGATTTGCCTCTTGAGATTGTCGCCAAAGACCAACCGACTTTCCGTTCAATAATCATCGACGGAGCCGAGCTTGAATTCTCTGAGGGATTCACTGACCTGCACACCGAGGTCTACCGCGAAACAGTCGAGGGACGTGGATTCGGTCTCGACGACGCGCGGCCGTCAGTCACCCTCGCTCATGATATCCGCGAAGCCGCATCAATCGGGCTAAACAATAACGCGCATCCAACGCTCGTCAAAGTAATCAAGGACTAA
- a CDS encoding ROK family protein: MSENLVYAGIDIGGTSIKYGLVDDKGKVLFKEQKPTLVEKGAEPLIHLVTNIAESLLYHAAEEEHTIRWLGVGTPGSVDSKTGRVISQSPNIAGWEGMEIGGILKQRLNLPVHVDNDVNMMSLAESRFGAAAGYNSVVCVAVGTGVGGGVIFNGQLWRGANHTAGEIGHMTIDYNGPLCRCGNKGCIEVFCSSAAIMARTSEHLKHGLTPIFQDVLDGSLSNLNVRKLFAAVKKGDEVALQVINETASYLGAGLASVVNLLNPEIVVIGGGVADGGGGFVEAVAAEIRRRAFKPAVSNLRVAKASLGNDAGFIGAAIVGDFKV; the protein is encoded by the coding sequence ATGTCAGAAAACCTTGTCTACGCCGGGATTGATATCGGCGGAACCAGTATTAAGTACGGTCTTGTGGATGATAAGGGGAAAGTGCTTTTCAAAGAGCAAAAGCCGACCCTTGTCGAAAAGGGCGCCGAGCCGCTCATACACTTGGTTACCAATATCGCCGAGTCACTTCTTTACCATGCCGCAGAAGAAGAGCACACCATACGCTGGCTTGGCGTCGGGACCCCCGGCTCTGTTGACAGCAAAACTGGGAGAGTCATCAGTCAGTCTCCCAACATAGCTGGTTGGGAGGGAATGGAAATTGGCGGAATCTTAAAGCAACGCTTGAACCTCCCCGTCCATGTAGATAATGACGTCAATATGATGTCGCTGGCAGAGTCGCGATTTGGAGCAGCAGCAGGGTATAATTCCGTTGTGTGCGTAGCAGTAGGCACCGGGGTGGGCGGAGGCGTGATATTCAACGGACAATTATGGCGCGGAGCAAACCACACCGCTGGCGAAATCGGGCACATGACGATAGATTACAACGGTCCTCTGTGCCGGTGTGGCAATAAAGGGTGTATCGAAGTCTTCTGCTCTTCAGCAGCCATCATGGCGCGAACGTCCGAGCATCTCAAACATGGACTTACGCCGATTTTCCAGGACGTGCTGGATGGATCGCTCTCGAATCTGAATGTCCGTAAACTTTTTGCAGCAGTCAAAAAGGGGGACGAGGTGGCTCTTCAGGTCATAAACGAGACAGCGTCATATTTGGGAGCCGGGTTGGCAAGTGTTGTGAATCTTTTGAATCCGGAGATCGTAGTAATAGGTGGAGGCGTCGCCGATGGGGGCGGCGGGTTTGTCGAAGCCGTGGCAGCAGAGATTAGAAGACGAGCCTTCAAACCGGCAGTCAGCAATCTTCGGGTGGCGAAGGCGTCTCTTGGCAACGACGCGGGTTTTATTGGCGCAGCGATAGTTGGTGACTTTAAGGTTTAG
- the hisS gene encoding histidine--tRNA ligase, with protein MAKEKPKRVTPQILKGFRDYSPKEQIAREEMLGKVREVFELMGFLPLQTPSLEFAQTLLGPHYSPDSLAELFGFLGPDKVEMALRYEFTISLARYVASQPNLPLPFRRYQYGNVWRVDKPGPGRYREFMQFDIDIVGTNNILADAEIIAAMVTTFDHLGVRNFKVRFSNRKILNGILRWAGVPPDKGPDVLRVIDKLEKQGEDAVLRELGSGRIDSSGDKIIGLELQGDIIARLDEFLSKPTLEHCEQLLSTLNHETESPLVGIEELRKIEQILGSLEIDYTKYSIDPTIVRGLGYYTGPVFETTLLDMPDYGSVFSGGRYDNLISRFSSQPLSGVGASIGIDRLLAALIELKALSLREATSSVLVTIMEQDKLAEYLKIVQELRSSGIASEIYVGETKNLTKQIKYADKVGIPFAVMVGSDEFAANTVTIKNLKAGGKKSTETEDRSQWLAAEGVQEQIPRSSLVTYLKSKLAL; from the coding sequence ATGGCAAAAGAGAAACCGAAACGGGTAACACCGCAGATTCTTAAAGGCTTCCGCGATTATTCTCCGAAAGAACAAATTGCTCGTGAAGAAATGCTGGGGAAAGTCCGCGAAGTTTTCGAACTGATGGGTTTTTTGCCGCTTCAGACGCCTTCCCTTGAATTTGCGCAGACATTGCTTGGACCGCATTATAGCCCCGATTCGCTTGCCGAGCTTTTTGGCTTTTTGGGACCCGATAAAGTTGAAATGGCGCTGCGCTATGAGTTTACTATCTCACTGGCGAGATATGTGGCTTCGCAGCCGAACCTGCCGCTTCCATTCCGCCGCTACCAGTATGGCAACGTCTGGAGAGTCGATAAACCGGGGCCGGGCAGGTATCGCGAGTTCATGCAGTTTGATATTGATATCGTGGGCACAAATAATATTCTCGCAGATGCCGAGATTATTGCGGCGATGGTGACGACGTTCGATCACTTAGGTGTCAGGAACTTCAAAGTTCGTTTTTCAAACCGAAAGATTCTGAACGGTATTCTCCGATGGGCGGGTGTTCCACCGGACAAGGGCCCGGATGTTTTGCGAGTCATCGATAAGCTTGAAAAGCAGGGGGAGGATGCCGTATTACGAGAACTTGGTTCCGGCAGAATTGACTCATCTGGCGACAAAATTATCGGTCTTGAGTTGCAGGGAGACATAATCGCCCGGTTGGATGAATTTTTGAGCAAGCCGACATTGGAACATTGCGAGCAACTCTTATCTACTCTTAACCATGAGACTGAAAGCCCTCTTGTTGGTATTGAGGAGTTGAGAAAGATTGAACAAATATTGGGCTCGCTTGAAATTGATTACACAAAATATTCAATAGACCCCACAATTGTCCGTGGACTTGGCTACTATACCGGCCCGGTTTTCGAGACCACATTGCTCGACATGCCAGATTATGGGTCAGTATTTTCTGGCGGGCGGTATGACAATCTTATCAGCCGCTTTTCCAGCCAGCCCCTGTCGGGAGTAGGTGCATCTATTGGTATCGATCGCCTTCTTGCCGCTTTGATAGAGCTCAAAGCCTTATCGCTCCGAGAGGCGACATCGTCGGTTTTGGTGACAATCATGGAGCAGGACAAATTAGCTGAATATCTGAAAATCGTTCAAGAGCTCCGCTCGTCGGGAATTGCTTCAGAAATATACGTCGGAGAAACCAAGAATTTGACCAAACAGATCAAGTACGCCGATAAAGTTGGGATTCCGTTTGCAGTGATGGTTGGCTCGGATGAATTTGCCGCAAATACTGTCACCATCAAAAATCTAAAAGCTGGCGGGAAGAAATCCACTGAGACAGAAGACCGAAGTCAATGGCTCGCCGCAGAAGGTGTACAGGAACAAATCCCGCGGTCATCTCTTGTTACCTATCTCAAATCCAAACTGGCGCTGTAG
- a CDS encoding FAD-binding oxidoreductase → MAVGLKDSLFQRLSDIYSSSRVSAQPDELAVASKDESANAPVLPVAVVWPLNAEEILRTVRLCIETRTPITARGAGSALEGSAIPLSNGIVMDVSRMSSIRNYWPEDLQVEIEPGIVYDKLNDYLKRDALFFPPSPGGSGDFATVGGMVSTNASGIYSVKYGGTRDYVLSLDVVTGYGEQVKLGNRAVKRSSGYNLVELMCGSEGTLGIITSIVLKLAGLPEGRLQKAYKFPTERAAAQAVSEMRRYGVDVAAIEFLDKRVIGALNKLKSYGIEEVPMLLLEFHGHPSLLQSSSESAEAICSEQLGLPFQLPEGQQPWEIRHWVTESIKQLLPGYSIIRNDIAFPISRLPDMVTFCYTIGEKHYTPIFTFGHVGNGILHALMLARKHDSGEWNRAVRANIEIVEEAVRIGGTVSGEHGIGLGLKLQFLKEHGNAVELMRQIKKQFDPHNILNPGKIFDIA, encoded by the coding sequence GTGGCAGTCGGATTAAAAGACTCGCTCTTCCAGCGGTTGTCTGACATTTATTCTTCGTCTCGCGTCTCGGCTCAACCGGATGAGCTTGCTGTAGCCTCAAAAGACGAATCCGCAAACGCGCCCGTCTTGCCGGTCGCTGTAGTCTGGCCGCTCAATGCCGAAGAAATTCTCCGCACGGTACGACTATGCATTGAGACCCGCACGCCAATAACCGCTCGTGGGGCCGGAAGCGCGCTCGAGGGATCAGCTATACCTCTTTCAAACGGAATCGTAATGGATGTCAGCCGCATGTCATCTATTCGGAATTACTGGCCGGAAGACCTTCAAGTCGAAATCGAACCCGGTATCGTATACGACAAGCTCAACGACTATCTCAAACGCGATGCCCTTTTCTTCCCTCCCTCACCCGGCGGCTCAGGGGACTTTGCCACAGTCGGCGGAATGGTTTCGACCAATGCAAGTGGCATCTATTCTGTCAAGTACGGCGGGACACGGGACTATGTTCTCTCCCTTGATGTCGTCACAGGCTACGGTGAACAAGTCAAACTGGGCAATCGGGCTGTAAAACGCTCAAGCGGATATAATCTTGTCGAACTAATGTGCGGCTCTGAAGGCACACTTGGAATTATTACGTCAATCGTGCTGAAGCTTGCTGGATTGCCCGAAGGACGCCTGCAAAAGGCATACAAATTTCCTACAGAGAGAGCCGCCGCGCAGGCTGTGTCGGAAATGCGCCGCTACGGTGTCGATGTTGCAGCCATAGAATTTTTGGACAAACGGGTAATTGGTGCTTTGAATAAACTCAAAAGCTACGGTATTGAAGAAGTTCCGATGCTCTTGCTTGAATTTCACGGCCACCCTTCTTTGCTTCAATCAAGTTCCGAATCCGCAGAAGCGATCTGTTCAGAACAGCTTGGTCTCCCGTTTCAGTTGCCCGAAGGGCAACAGCCATGGGAAATCCGTCATTGGGTGACAGAATCAATCAAGCAACTGCTTCCCGGTTATAGTATTATTCGCAACGATATTGCATTTCCTATTTCCAGGCTGCCGGATATGGTGACGTTTTGCTATACAATTGGGGAGAAACATTATACGCCGATATTCACCTTTGGCCATGTCGGCAACGGCATTCTCCACGCCCTTATGCTTGCTCGCAAACATGACTCTGGAGAATGGAACCGGGCAGTTCGCGCAAATATTGAGATTGTCGAGGAAGCGGTTCGAATCGGTGGCACGGTTTCAGGTGAACATGGCATCGGGCTTGGTTTGAAACTTCAGTTTCTGAAAGAGCATGGAAACGCCGTCGAACTCATGAGGCAAATCAAAAAACAGTTTGATCCGCACAATATTCTCAATCCCGGTAAAATTTTCGACATAGCGTAG